A section of the Acropora muricata isolate sample 2 chromosome 4, ASM3666990v1, whole genome shotgun sequence genome encodes:
- the LOC136913799 gene encoding uncharacterized protein: MEEKLDPRSRLTELSKLLYLPANLRSPKLVLRLHNQAFLHAMILKEVIGSPKSLTERKLYGRYWHSITVHAARQSRIISLKSTNTEEEERHFNTLQGVTKLTNRRPGDIITPSLVHLQAEQKLAESKSVTNPVKIQESQISKYYSTLPPFPNTIIPNRYIIRNPKEYQAHLESISDFIACGEGEWWHQVLSGIEFYDGPNEANNRPQGPTLHHFRSSTLQLEEQHLKENWQRCLSDDNITIPYRIIRIYNQRGDCTRVIHTNFLETENDDNSLQVQEERENETAEDPMTHFLEMEDDENTGEVTGLEEITMPEAEGLLVQCSDDENDDEELQPLKT; this comes from the exons ATGGAG gaaAAGTTGGACCCAAGATCCAGACTCACTGAGCTCAGTAAACTCTTGTACTTGCCAGCAAATTTACGTTCTCCAAAACTGGTTCTTCGCCTTCACAATCAAGCTTTCTTGCATGCAATGATCTTGAAGGAAGTGATTGGAAGTCCCAAGTCCCTCACTGAAAGAAAGTTATATGGCAGGTATTGGCATTCCATAACCGTTCATGCTGCGAGGCAAAGCAGAATCATCTCATTAAAATCCACCAACACGGAAGAAGAGGAAAGGCATTTCAACACCCTTCAAGGTGTCACTAAGTTAACAAACAGGAGACCTGGTGACATTATCACTCCAAGCCTTGTTCACCTTCAAGCAGAGCAAAAACTGGCAGAGAGTAAGAGCGTAACCAACCCAGTGAAAATTCAGGAGTCACAAATCTCGAAATATTACAGTACTCTACCACCATTCCCAAACACCATTATTCCAAATCGGTACATTATAAGGAACCCAAAGGAGTACCAAGCACACTTAGAGAGTATCAGTGACTTCATTGCCTGTGGGGAAGGTGAATGGTGGCATCAGGTCCTGTCTGGCATAGAGTTCTATGATGGCCCAAATGAAGCTAATAACAGACCCCAAGGACCCACACTTCACCATTTCAGGTCAAGCACTCTCCAGTTAGAAGAGCAACACCTTAAAGAGAATTGGCAAAGATGCCTCAGTGATGATAATATAACAATCCCTTACAGAATTATTAGAATATACAACCAAAGAGGTGATTGTACCAGAGTCATACACACCAACTTTTTGGAAACAGAAAATGATGATAATAGCTTGCAAGTTCAAGAAGAGAGAGAGAATGAAACAGCTGAAGATCCTATGACACATTTTCTTGAGATGGAGGATGATGAGAACACAGGAGAAGTTACAGGACTAGAAGAGATAACCATGCCTGAGGCTGAGGGTTTGTTGGTCCAGTGTAgcgatgatgaaaatgatgatgaagaaCTGCAACCTCTAAAGACATGA
- the LOC136915269 gene encoding uncharacterized protein — MSSFKDIRDFLFAGYAHDMFDDEEFCLLYDFYRSKNPDYPYSSYASFDLEEMDPAECYTEFRVEKWHIPLLADRLQIPPTFQCPQRSVCDGIEGLCMLLKRLAYPCRYSDMVHRFARPVPVLSMITNTVLEYIYDRHSHRLAQWNNQVMNPNHLQQYADAISAKGSPLDNCFGFVDGTVRPISRPGQHQRAVYNGHKRVHALKFQSLALPNGIIGNLYGPIEGRRHDAAMLAESGLLQDLQQNAVSPNGHLMCLYCDPAYPLRVQLQQPFRNAVLTAQMQEYNARMSSVRESVEWLFGDIVNYFKFIDFKKNLKIGLSSIGKMYIVCTILRNALTCLYGNETSTFFELDPPTLHDYFA, encoded by the exons ATGTCGTCCTTTAAAGACATCAGGGATTTTCTTTTTGCTGGATATGCCCACGACATGTTTGATGACGAGGAATTCTGCCTTCTCTATGACTTTTATCGGTCGAAGAATCCTGATTATCCTTACAGCTCGTACGCATCATTTGATTTGGAGGAGATGGATCCTGCCGAGTGTTACAccgagtttcgagtcgagaaaTGGCACATCCCCTTGCTGGCAGATAGGCTTCAGATTCCACCAACATTCCAATGTCCACAGCGTTCCGTTTGCGATGGAATAGAAGGGTTATGTATGCTACTGAAGCGACTGGCGTATCCCTGTAGATACAGTGATATGGTGCACAGGTTTGCAAGGCCAGTTCCTGTCTTGAGCATGATAACAAATACTGTTCTTGAGTACATCTATGACAGGCATAGCCACAGACTAGCTCAGTGGAATAATCAAGTCATGAACCCCAACCATTTACAGCAATATGCAGATGCAATTTCAGCAAAAGGCTCGCCGTTGGATAACTGCTTTGGTTTTGTCGATGGGACCGTAAGACCAATAAGTCGCCCAGGCCAGCACCAGAGAGCTGTATACAACGGACACAAGAGAGTCCATGCATTGAAATTTCAATCTCTAGCACTACCCAATGGGATAATAGGAAACCTATATGGCCCAATAG AGGGTAGGAGACACGATGCAGCTATGTTAGCTGAGTCAGGTTTGCTGCAAGACCTCCAGCAAAATGCAGTTTCTCCCAATGGCCACCTAATGTGCTTATATTGTGATCCAGCGTACCCTCTCAGAGTGCAACTCCAACAACCTTTCAGAAATGCTGTTTTAACAGCCCAGATGCAAGAATACAATGCCAGAATGAGTTCCGTAAGGGAATCTGTTGAGTGGCTGTTTGGGGACATAGTGAATTACTTTAAATTCATAGACTtcaaaaaaaatcttaagatAGGCTTGAGCAGCATTGGTAAAATGTACATTGTCTGTACAATTCTAAGAAATGCACTTACATGCCTCTATGGAAATGAAACTTCTACATTTTTTGAATTAGACCCGCCCACACTTCATGATTATTTTGCCTGA